In Treponema denticola, one genomic interval encodes:
- a CDS encoding TetR/AcrR family transcriptional regulator, which yields MPRDKTANHIKIMAAAKAEFMEKGFDKSSMRSISKRCGMTAAGIYRHCVDKEDLFDQIVAPAVDRINAWLDAHVARYVGAVNHKEHIQWRDSEIDMMREIIYPNMEEYHLLLAKSRGSKYENFLHDLTEGQQTQLLKYLPLLKAQGYAVKDIDSKELHLLLSAYTTALFEPVIHNYSLEEALHCLKAVEAFFVPGWKQLFGF from the coding sequence ATGCCGAGGGACAAAACCGCCAATCATATAAAAATTATGGCCGCAGCAAAAGCCGAATTTATGGAGAAGGGCTTTGATAAGTCTTCTATGCGGAGTATCAGCAAACGCTGCGGTATGACGGCTGCGGGAATATATCGGCATTGTGTAGATAAAGAAGATCTCTTCGATCAAATTGTTGCTCCTGCAGTGGACCGCATAAATGCGTGGCTGGATGCACATGTTGCGCGATATGTGGGTGCGGTGAATCACAAGGAACACATTCAGTGGCGGGATTCTGAAATCGATATGATGCGCGAGATAATCTATCCGAATATGGAGGAATATCATCTATTACTGGCAAAATCGCGGGGGAGTAAGTATGAGAATTTCCTCCACGATCTTACAGAGGGGCAGCAAACGCAGCTTTTAAAATATCTGCCGCTGTTGAAAGCGCAAGGATACGCCGTGAAAGACATAGATTCAAAGGAGCTGCATCTTCTGCTTTCGGCATATACGACCGCTCTTTTTGAACCGGTTATCCATAATTACAGTTTGGAAGAAGCATTACATTGTCTGAAAGCGGTGGAGGCATTCTTTGTTCCGGGTTGGAAGCAGTTGTTCGGGTTTTAA
- a CDS encoding DUF5714 domain-containing protein encodes MKDECIVCKAPLEYLEYDEMMECVLCRKKELSKTRCEKGHYVCNECHTKGMDSIIGICLNEKSKNPIEIIEKLMAAPFCHMHGPEHHVMVGSALLTAYKNAGGDIDLEQDLIEMQKRGKSVPGGVCGFWGACGAGISTGIFLSIISKSTPLENEPWGLSNKMTSKSLEAIGNIGGPRCCKRDSYVSLLTAIDFIKKIFNINMEKSEIHCTHYKQNNQCIGARCPFRN; translated from the coding sequence ATGAAAGATGAATGTATAGTATGTAAGGCTCCGCTGGAATATCTCGAATATGATGAGATGATGGAGTGTGTACTTTGCCGTAAGAAAGAATTAAGTAAAACCAGATGTGAAAAAGGTCATTATGTATGTAATGAATGTCATACAAAAGGGATGGATTCAATTATAGGCATTTGTTTAAATGAAAAAAGTAAGAATCCTATTGAAATTATTGAAAAGCTGATGGCTGCACCATTTTGTCATATGCACGGGCCTGAACATCATGTGATGGTAGGTTCTGCACTATTGACAGCATATAAAAATGCAGGTGGAGATATTGATTTAGAACAAGATCTAATTGAGATGCAAAAACGGGGGAAAAGCGTGCCGGGCGGCGTTTGCGGATTTTGGGGAGCCTGCGGCGCAGGAATAAGTACAGGCATATTTCTTTCCATTATTTCTAAATCTACACCGCTTGAGAATGAGCCGTGGGGACTTTCAAATAAAATGACTTCCAAATCACTTGAAGCAATAGGAAATATTGGAGGGCCAAGATGTTGCAAAAGAGATTCCTATGTATCGTTGCTTACGGCTATAGATTTTATTAAAAAAATTTTTAATATAAATATGGAAAAATCGGAAATACATTGCACTCACTACAAACAGAACAATCAATGTATAGGCGCTAGATGTCCATTCAGAAACTAG
- a CDS encoding ABC transporter permease — translation MKFFLREIKYYSIGMFYSLDGMFWTLLYPILMAGLFFTIFSAVGNSDTGKIEIGIEKDNPVYYPLKFTGMFNTKIIDETSANEMLRTKKIKAFVEADQSLRLSEDGLSQTITKTVLDQIKQIEALNIPMKSFEYGKNYVESKNEKMSLSIILFYSLLAMVSIYTMFGSIDIAVKIQGNISKIGARICTTPIKRFYSYLAGIIFYIIFNLTANLIYISFVLFVLKIPFITDFKITLLLLIYANFFGAALGLFIGSTPIGDVRSKTLICTFTSLFLAFLSGMMGPEVKMSIEKAIPSLGIINPIALFTTNLYNINILGEYNAVPVFFIVYTIGIVILLTLSFINSRKVQYDSL, via the coding sequence ATGAAATTCTTTTTACGCGAAATAAAATATTATAGTATCGGAATGTTTTATTCTTTAGACGGAATGTTTTGGACGCTTTTATATCCTATTCTTATGGCTGGACTGTTCTTTACGATATTTTCGGCCGTAGGTAATTCCGATACCGGTAAAATAGAAATCGGAATTGAAAAAGACAATCCTGTTTATTATCCGCTTAAATTTACAGGGATGTTCAATACAAAAATAATAGATGAGACGTCGGCAAATGAGATGCTCCGTACAAAAAAAATAAAGGCCTTTGTTGAAGCCGATCAATCTTTGAGGCTGAGCGAAGACGGATTATCTCAGACAATAACAAAAACCGTGCTGGATCAAATAAAACAAATCGAAGCCCTTAATATTCCAATGAAGTCTTTTGAATACGGTAAAAATTATGTCGAAAGTAAAAACGAAAAAATGAGTTTAAGCATTATATTGTTCTATTCTCTTTTGGCAATGGTTTCGATTTATACAATGTTCGGCTCAATAGATATAGCTGTAAAAATACAGGGTAATATTTCAAAAATCGGAGCAAGAATTTGTACAACTCCCATTAAACGCTTTTATTCTTATCTTGCAGGAATTATATTTTATATTATCTTTAATCTTACAGCCAATCTCATATATATTTCCTTTGTGCTCTTTGTTTTAAAGATACCATTTATTACGGATTTTAAAATTACTCTTTTGCTCTTGATCTATGCGAATTTTTTTGGAGCGGCTCTCGGCTTATTTATAGGCTCAACGCCTATTGGAGATGTCCGGTCAAAAACTCTGATATGTACTTTTACAAGTCTTTTTTTAGCCTTTCTATCCGGTATGATGGGACCTGAGGTAAAAATGTCCATTGAAAAAGCAATACCGAGTTTGGGAATAATAAATCCTATAGCTCTTTTTACTACCAATCTTTACAACATAAATATTTTGGGAGAATATAACGCAGTACCGGTATTTTTTATTGTCTACACAATAGGTATCGTAATTCTTTTAACTCTTTCATTTATTAACTCAAGGAAGGTGCAATATGATAGTTTATAA
- a CDS encoding 2'-5' RNA ligase family protein produces MKQNNIPQQTHFIGVLLPEDISLSLEDCRLYMNRAYGCKSGHGTPIHVTLVPPFRLQKDYSTDDLIRAIEKEVLPKGLGFTAHIDNFDAFGDRTLFAKIVADENWTRLRDKTVKAILNACPGSTKKDRRPFQPHATVSNRDIPPGVTAKALQVMNELNLVEDFPVDNITIFERKANRWEAAVSMEMSI; encoded by the coding sequence ATGAAGCAAAACAATATTCCGCAGCAAACGCATTTTATCGGTGTCTTGTTGCCGGAGGATATAAGTCTCAGCCTTGAAGATTGCCGGCTATATATGAACAGGGCTTACGGGTGTAAGTCAGGACATGGTACACCAATCCATGTTACTCTTGTTCCTCCGTTCAGATTGCAAAAAGACTATTCAACGGATGATTTAATAAGAGCGATTGAAAAAGAAGTTTTGCCTAAGGGCTTAGGTTTTACCGCTCATATAGATAATTTTGATGCGTTTGGGGATAGAACTCTTTTTGCAAAAATAGTTGCAGATGAAAATTGGACAAGGCTCCGTGATAAAACAGTAAAAGCAATTTTGAACGCCTGTCCGGGTTCTACCAAGAAAGACCGGAGGCCTTTTCAGCCTCATGCCACTGTTTCAAATCGGGATATTCCGCCAGGGGTAACGGCAAAGGCCCTTCAGGTTATGAATGAACTGAATCTTGTTGAAGATTTTCCGGTTGATAACATCACGATTTTTGAACGGAAAGCCAACAGGTGGGAAGCGGCGGTTAGTATGGAGATGTCCATATAG
- a CDS encoding AbrB/MazE/SpoVT family DNA-binding domain-containing protein, which produces MGYPKGKYAWTVKVGEKGQFVIPKEARDVFNINPGDTLIVLGDINQGIAIPPKNMFASIIDNIFGGNVPKEDEE; this is translated from the coding sequence ATGGGTTATCCAAAAGGAAAATATGCTTGGACGGTTAAGGTTGGAGAGAAAGGGCAGTTCGTTATACCTAAAGAAGCCCGTGATGTTTTCAACATTAATCCCGGTGATACCTTGATTGTTTTGGGAGATATAAACCAAGGTATCGCCATTCCGCCTAAAAATATGTTCGCAAGTATTATCGACAATATTTTCGGAGGTAATGTACCAAAGGAGGACGAAGAATGA
- a CDS encoding ABC transporter permease, with product MIVYKTFLRLILTKIVSTIIYVIIFLFISFMTLKSQNSQVSEFAETPLTVNIIDRDGSELSKHLISYLKSKHDVIIIDEKGKTDEEILRELKKDISLQRIHAGIIINKHMEENVMNGKKALITFKDDRKKSGFYMDLQLNTYLTFASSVKKTQGYFDFQRIEKALKVNTKVNKISFQENTSVNIWFKIFFNFLGWIVFSVVLNSVGWAMFELNNERLKMRNNVSPVSTLRFVCENFLAQLTIVVFILSILIGFAIITNITRLENIPLLFYTFNALMYTAVILSLTFMLNSFLKKGSVMGIVGTVLPLSLAFISGIFVEQELLPDFIVNISRLFPTYYYIMANEFTQVNLSIDWKNIGMLFLFLFLYFTVGTYFSKLGRSQSKIEFAQQ from the coding sequence ATGATAGTTTATAAAACCTTTTTAAGATTAATTTTGACAAAGATAGTAAGCACTATTATTTATGTTATTATTTTTTTATTTATCAGTTTTATGACATTAAAGTCTCAAAATTCTCAGGTAAGCGAGTTTGCAGAAACACCTTTAACCGTAAATATAATCGATAGAGACGGCTCCGAATTATCGAAGCATTTAATTTCTTATTTGAAGTCAAAACATGATGTTATTATCATAGACGAAAAAGGCAAGACCGATGAAGAAATTTTACGCGAGTTAAAAAAAGATATTTCTCTGCAAAGAATACATGCTGGGATTATTATAAATAAACATATGGAAGAAAATGTAATGAACGGTAAAAAGGCCCTTATAACTTTTAAAGATGACAGAAAAAAGTCGGGCTTTTATATGGATTTACAGCTTAATACATATTTAACATTTGCTTCAAGTGTAAAAAAGACTCAAGGATATTTCGATTTTCAGAGAATCGAAAAAGCTCTTAAAGTAAACACAAAGGTGAATAAGATTAGTTTTCAGGAGAATACTTCGGTAAATATTTGGTTTAAAATATTTTTTAACTTTTTAGGCTGGATAGTTTTTTCGGTTGTTCTTAATTCTGTAGGCTGGGCGATGTTCGAGTTAAATAATGAACGCTTAAAAATGCGGAATAATGTTTCTCCGGTATCGACTTTGCGCTTTGTTTGTGAAAACTTTTTGGCCCAATTAACGATAGTAGTTTTTATCCTTTCAATATTGATAGGCTTTGCTATTATTACAAATATAACGAGATTGGAAAACATCCCTCTTTTATTCTATACATTTAATGCCTTAATGTACACGGCCGTTATTTTAAGCTTAACTTTTATGCTTAATTCTTTTTTAAAAAAAGGCTCTGTTATGGGTATAGTCGGCACTGTTCTTCCTCTTTCATTAGCCTTTATTTCGGGTATCTTTGTTGAACAAGAATTGCTTCCGGATTTTATTGTAAATATCTCCCGCCTTTTCCCGACCTATTATTACATAATGGCAAACGAATTTACTCAAGTTAATTTATCGATTGATTGGAAAAATATCGGAATGCTATTTTTATTCCTATTTCTTTACTTTACGGTAGGTACCTACTTTTCAAAATTAGGAAGGTCGCAAAGCAAGATAGAATTTGCTCAGCAATAA
- a CDS encoding SPFH domain-containing protein → MLNFIIPIVIAAIIAIVFIVALFRSIRIVPHKVALIVERLGKYHTTLDAGFHILFPFLDRVKYKQNLKEQAIDVPAQDCFTKDNVQVRIDGILYLQVFDPIKASYGIRDYRYATILLAQTTMRSVVGQLDLDDTFEAREQINAQVVKAVDEASDPWGVKVTRYEIQNIRVSDSIMDAMENQMKAEREKRAEIARSVGEMETVINLSRAAYEEAVNISEGEKERMINEAEGQAREIVAVAEATADGIKKIAASTQIQGGMEAAKLTVSQEWINALSSMDENTKIIMSADFTNIKKMTIDMAEEIIQ, encoded by the coding sequence ATGCTTAATTTTATAATCCCGATTGTTATTGCGGCAATCATTGCCATAGTTTTTATTGTTGCTCTTTTTAGAAGCATTCGAATTGTTCCGCATAAGGTTGCTCTGATTGTAGAACGCTTAGGCAAGTATCACACAACATTGGATGCCGGTTTTCATATTCTATTTCCGTTTTTGGATAGAGTAAAGTACAAGCAGAATCTAAAAGAACAGGCCATAGATGTTCCCGCCCAAGACTGTTTTACCAAGGACAATGTTCAGGTACGCATTGACGGAATCCTCTATCTTCAAGTCTTTGATCCGATTAAGGCAAGCTACGGTATACGCGATTACCGCTATGCAACTATTTTGCTTGCACAGACGACCATGCGCTCTGTAGTAGGACAGCTGGATTTGGATGACACATTTGAAGCAAGGGAACAGATAAATGCTCAGGTTGTAAAAGCCGTAGATGAAGCTTCGGATCCTTGGGGCGTAAAAGTTACCCGCTATGAAATTCAAAACATAAGAGTTTCCGATTCTATCATGGATGCCATGGAAAACCAGATGAAGGCTGAAAGAGAAAAGCGTGCAGAAATAGCCCGCTCGGTCGGAGAGATGGAAACGGTTATCAACCTTTCAAGAGCTGCTTATGAAGAGGCCGTAAACATAAGCGAAGGTGAAAAAGAAAGAATGATAAATGAGGCTGAAGGTCAGGCCCGCGAAATTGTTGCCGTTGCCGAAGCTACTGCAGACGGTATTAAAAAAATTGCCGCTTCTACCCAAATTCAGGGCGGTATGGAAGCTGCAAAGCTCACCGTTTCGCAAGAATGGATAAACGCTTTAAGTTCTATGGATGAAAATACAAAGATAATTATGTCCGCAGATTTTACAAACATAAAGAAAATGACCATCGACATGGCCGAAGAAATAATCCAATAA
- a CDS encoding ABC transporter ATP-binding protein: MSAIVTAQLTKKYGGITAVDNLNLTVEQGELFALLGVNGAGKTTTIKMLSCLIKPTSGDALLLGNSIISASHEIKKKINISPQETAVAANLSVLENLELIAGIYGQDSKTAKKNAYEIAQKFKLENELNKKAKHLSGGMQRRLSIAMALISDPQILFLDEPTLGLDVLARRELWASIKELKGKVTIILTTHYMDEVETLSDRVGIMSKGKLKAMGTVEELTMQTDTVKLEDAFVTLSGGVL; this comes from the coding sequence ATGAGTGCCATTGTAACTGCACAACTTACAAAAAAATACGGCGGTATAACTGCTGTAGATAATCTTAATTTAACTGTTGAGCAGGGTGAATTATTTGCCTTACTCGGTGTGAACGGAGCCGGAAAAACCACAACAATTAAAATGCTTTCTTGTCTAATAAAACCCACGAGCGGTGATGCCTTGTTGCTTGGAAACAGTATTATTTCAGCATCCCATGAAATAAAGAAAAAAATAAATATTTCTCCTCAGGAAACGGCGGTAGCCGCTAATTTGTCGGTTTTAGAGAACCTGGAACTTATTGCGGGAATCTACGGGCAAGACAGTAAAACAGCAAAGAAAAACGCTTACGAGATAGCTCAAAAATTCAAATTGGAAAATGAATTGAACAAAAAAGCAAAACACTTATCGGGAGGTATGCAGAGGCGCCTTTCTATTGCAATGGCACTGATTTCAGATCCGCAGATTTTATTTCTCGATGAACCGACCCTAGGGCTTGATGTATTGGCTCGCCGTGAGTTATGGGCATCCATTAAAGAGTTAAAAGGAAAAGTGACAATTATACTCACAACTCATTATATGGATGAAGTTGAAACGCTGTCCGACCGTGTCGGAATAATGTCAAAAGGCAAGTTAAAAGCGATGGGTACGGTAGAGGAATTAACTATGCAAACCGATACTGTCAAGCTGGAGGACGCTTTTGTTACACTTTCCGGAGGTGTGCTATGA
- a CDS encoding TIGR02328 family protein — MRLWHEDMIGKLPRQQLLGQHRECCALRGNGWGRRHATVDYVFRSSPYMLYRYHRLIMEEMQRRGYRVSPEWMDKNYRGKTCPGYDNLKAVKVGKPIYAEHDDNYYLECVENLKGKGIKLE, encoded by the coding sequence ATGAGACTATGGCATGAAGACATGATCGGCAAACTGCCGCGGCAACAGCTTCTGGGGCAACATAGAGAGTGCTGTGCCTTGCGGGGAAACGGCTGGGGCAGGCGGCATGCTACAGTCGACTATGTTTTTCGCAGCTCGCCCTATATGCTATATCGATACCACCGGCTTATTATGGAAGAGATGCAGCGGCGAGGTTACAGAGTGAGCCCTGAATGGATGGACAAGAACTACCGCGGCAAGACCTGTCCGGGCTATGATAATTTGAAGGCTGTTAAAGTAGGGAAGCCCATCTATGCCGAACACGATGATAACTATTATCTTGAGTGTGTCGAGAATTTGAAAGGCAAGGGAATTAAGCTGGAATAA
- a CDS encoding ABC transporter ATP-binding protein → MKEKEKSPSPIAWALGQTGEHKGQYVLSVILAVIGVAFSIAPYFVVAGIVHGLMGGNKDLSYYMIRCLIIAAFWFCRVLFHALSTSKSHRATFAVLAELRKRCTEKLTRMPLGAVLEQSSGALKNTLIERIDSIETTLAHIVPEFTANLLIPIIILIYIFTIDWRMGLASLATIPVGFFCYGLMMKGSPQFYQRTVTATKALNDTAVEYIGGIQVIKVFGNTKSSYDRFVHDAYEAAHSYIDWMRSCILTFTFATVIMPATMVSVLPIGGLLVKGGYLSPQNLVTIIILSVGIITPLITLMSYSDDFRTMGTIFGEVQSILYAPEMERPLDGTVPKKNTLKLQDVHFSYKEKEVLHGISMEIPEGSFIALVGPSGSGKSTIARLIASLWDVSSGSILLGDTDIREIPQEAYSDKIAFVSQDNYLFNMTVRENIRIGRADATDAEVEEAARHSGCHEFILELENGYDTVVGTAGGHLSGGERQRISIARAMLKAAPIIILDEATAYTDPENEAVIQRSISKLTEGKTLIVIAHRLSTITAADCIYVIKDGTVDDSGTHDELLSHHGLYETMWNAHMEVKDHA, encoded by the coding sequence ATGAAGGAAAAGGAAAAAAGTCCTTCGCCTATCGCGTGGGCGTTGGGACAAACAGGGGAACACAAAGGACAATATGTTTTGAGTGTTATCCTCGCAGTCATCGGCGTGGCCTTTTCCATCGCACCGTATTTTGTTGTTGCCGGCATCGTACACGGTTTGATGGGCGGAAACAAAGACCTATCATATTATATGATACGTTGTCTGATTATCGCAGCGTTTTGGTTTTGCCGTGTACTGTTTCATGCGCTTAGCACATCGAAAAGTCATAGGGCAACGTTTGCGGTGCTTGCTGAACTCCGAAAACGCTGCACGGAAAAACTGACAAGAATGCCGCTGGGGGCGGTGCTGGAGCAAAGTTCCGGGGCGCTCAAAAATACACTCATCGAACGTATCGACAGCATTGAAACAACACTGGCTCATATCGTTCCGGAGTTCACTGCAAATTTATTGATCCCCATTATTATTTTGATCTACATTTTTACAATTGACTGGCGTATGGGGCTGGCTTCTCTTGCAACGATACCGGTTGGCTTTTTCTGTTACGGTCTTATGATGAAGGGCAGTCCTCAATTTTATCAACGCACGGTTACAGCCACAAAGGCGCTCAATGATACGGCGGTTGAATATATCGGCGGTATTCAAGTCATCAAGGTTTTCGGGAATACAAAAAGTTCCTACGACCGCTTCGTGCATGACGCCTATGAAGCCGCTCACAGCTATATCGATTGGATGCGCTCCTGTATTCTCACCTTTACATTCGCCACGGTAATCATGCCCGCCACAATGGTTTCCGTGCTCCCCATCGGAGGTCTTTTGGTAAAGGGAGGATATCTTTCTCCGCAGAATCTCGTAACAATTATTATTCTGTCTGTAGGCATCATCACACCGCTTATAACCTTGATGAGTTATTCGGACGACTTTCGAACCATGGGAACCATCTTCGGTGAAGTTCAAAGTATTCTGTATGCTCCCGAAATGGAGCGCCCGTTAGACGGAACTGTTCCAAAGAAAAACACGTTGAAGCTGCAGGATGTTCATTTCTCGTATAAAGAAAAGGAAGTGCTTCACGGTATTTCTATGGAAATCCCGGAGGGCAGCTTTATTGCGCTGGTCGGTCCTTCCGGCAGCGGAAAGAGTACCATTGCTCGTCTCATCGCTTCGCTCTGGGATGTGAGCAGCGGCTCAATTTTGCTGGGGGATACGGACATTCGTGAAATTCCGCAAGAAGCATATTCGGATAAGATTGCCTTTGTCTCGCAGGATAATTATCTATTCAACATGACGGTCAGGGAAAATATCCGCATCGGACGGGCGGATGCAACGGATGCGGAAGTGGAGGAAGCGGCAAGACACAGCGGTTGTCATGAATTTATTTTGGAACTGGAGAATGGTTACGATACCGTGGTAGGCACTGCCGGCGGGCATCTTTCCGGCGGCGAGCGGCAGCGTATTTCCATTGCCAGAGCAATGCTGAAAGCGGCGCCCATTATCATTTTGGATGAGGCAACCGCATACACCGATCCTGAAAACGAAGCGGTTATTCAGCGCTCTATCTCTAAGCTGACGGAGGGTAAGACGCTCATCGTGATTGCGCACCGGCTCTCGACGATTACCGCTGCCGATTGTATTTATGTAATCAAAGACGGCACCGTTGATGACAGCGGAACCCATGATGAGCTTTTGTCTCATCACGGGTTATATGAAACGATGTGGAATGCACATATGGAGGTGAAAGATCATGCTTAA
- a CDS encoding CC/Se motif family (seleno)protein: protein MNIIVEDSARDKIKAKNADTVHCMLNMCASUGGTTLDPAVYVGTPRNIDHFNKFENNGITVYVKKGTPSVNGTLTITVGAFLWFEKLMVEGMI, encoded by the coding sequence ATGAATATCATAGTTGAAGATTCTGCTAGAGATAAAATTAAAGCGAAAAACGCGGATACGGTTCACTGTATGCTTAATATGTGTGCTTCGTGAGGAGGGACAACCTTAGATCCGGCCGTGTATGTCGGAACGCCCAGAAACATAGATCATTTCAATAAATTCGAAAATAATGGAATTACCGTTTATGTTAAAAAGGGAACCCCCTCCGTTAACGGAACCTTAACTATTACAGTCGGAGCATTTTTATGGTTTGAAAAACTGATGGTTGAAGGAATGATTTAA
- a CDS encoding SPFH domain-containing protein, with protein sequence MIALYVALVVAVIILFSIAVVVPEQESYVIERLGKYSRTLTAGFHILTPFIDRIAYKQNLKEEALDVDPQVCITADNVQVQVDGILYLKIFDPVKASYGIDNYRYAVAQLAKTTMRSEIGKLELDKTFCGREGLNDNIVKALDEASDNWGIKVTRYEIRDITPTRTILEAMERQMRAEREKRANILSSEGKQQSRINISLGKKKEAINKAMGEKQRRINLAEGRSKAIEITSNATAEGLRLIADALSQPGGRTAMGIRLAENYIQRFEHIIKKSNVSVYPENIAGLAAFTDIIKTAGKEVKVIQGGQNA encoded by the coding sequence ATGATAGCTTTATATGTTGCTCTGGTCGTAGCGGTTATTATTTTATTTTCGATAGCTGTTGTAGTTCCGGAACAGGAAAGTTATGTTATTGAAAGACTTGGAAAATATTCGCGGACTCTTACTGCGGGTTTCCATATCTTAACTCCATTTATAGACAGGATTGCTTATAAGCAAAACCTAAAGGAAGAAGCCTTGGATGTAGATCCTCAAGTTTGTATCACAGCCGATAATGTTCAGGTACAGGTTGACGGAATTCTTTATCTAAAAATCTTTGATCCGGTTAAGGCAAGCTATGGAATCGATAATTACCGCTATGCAGTCGCCCAGCTTGCAAAGACAACTATGCGAAGCGAAATAGGAAAGCTTGAACTTGATAAAACTTTTTGCGGAAGAGAAGGCTTAAACGACAATATAGTAAAGGCTCTCGATGAAGCCTCCGACAACTGGGGCATAAAGGTTACCCGTTACGAAATACGGGATATTACGCCTACCCGCACAATCCTCGAAGCCATGGAAAGACAGATGAGGGCCGAACGCGAAAAGCGGGCTAATATTCTTTCAAGTGAAGGAAAACAGCAGTCCCGAATAAATATTTCTTTGGGTAAAAAGAAAGAAGCTATAAACAAGGCCATGGGCGAAAAGCAGCGAAGAATCAATCTTGCCGAAGGCCGCTCAAAGGCTATCGAGATAACGAGTAATGCGACAGCCGAAGGTTTGCGTTTAATTGCAGATGCGCTTTCTCAGCCGGGAGGCAGAACGGCTATGGGTATCCGTCTTGCGGAAAACTATATTCAAAGATTCGAGCATATTATTAAAAAATCAAATGTTTCGGTTTACCCCGAAAACATTGCAGGCCTTGCAGCCTTTACCGACATTATTAAAACAGCAGGAAAAGAAGTGAAGGTCATCCAGGGAGGTCAAAATGCTTAA
- a CDS encoding ABC transporter permease, giving the protein MRILLFAKRNTKEVLRDPINFFFGLGFPIILLVLLSIINDAIPPEAENPMFEIRNLAPGLAMFGSVFMALFSGMLLSKDRTSSFLMRLFTSPMTSVDFILGYTLPMLAMTIVQAAITLLTAGAFGLEITINFLFAVIVTALTSLLFVGTGLLFGSLMNDKAVGGVCGALLTNVAGWLSGVFIPIDLIGGAFKKITNILPFYHSAEAIKSTLSGNFGHVFSHLTVVMIYTIVIFVLAIIVFQRKMNGEKV; this is encoded by the coding sequence ATGAGGATACTTTTATTTGCAAAAAGAAATACAAAAGAAGTTTTGCGTGACCCCATAAATTTCTTTTTCGGTCTGGGATTTCCTATCATACTGTTGGTTCTTCTATCCATTATCAATGATGCCATTCCGCCTGAAGCAGAAAATCCTATGTTTGAAATAAGAAATCTTGCACCAGGCTTAGCGATGTTTGGGAGCGTATTTATGGCATTATTCTCCGGTATGCTGCTATCAAAAGACCGTACTTCATCTTTTTTAATGCGCCTGTTTACTTCTCCTATGACTTCCGTAGATTTTATTTTAGGCTACACTTTGCCTATGCTAGCAATGACAATAGTGCAGGCTGCGATAACCTTATTGACGGCGGGAGCTTTTGGTCTTGAAATAACTATTAACTTCCTGTTTGCGGTGATTGTGACAGCTTTAACCTCTCTACTATTCGTGGGAACAGGACTGCTCTTCGGCAGTCTTATGAATGATAAAGCCGTAGGAGGTGTTTGCGGAGCCTTGTTAACAAATGTAGCCGGATGGTTATCCGGAGTATTTATTCCTATTGATTTAATAGGCGGAGCTTTTAAAAAAATAACAAATATCCTGCCATTTTATCATAGTGCGGAAGCAATAAAGTCGACCTTAAGCGGTAATTTCGGTCATGTCTTTTCTCATTTGACTGTTGTAATGATCTATACAATAGTCATCTTCGTTCTTGCTATTATTGTCTTTCAACGTAAGATGAACGGTGAGAAAGTATAA